In Desulfobulbaceae bacterium, the sequence GGATAAAGCCCTTGCGGAAACAGCCGCCTTGTTGGTCCTTAAAAAAAAAGCGGACTTTATCTGGGGGGCAGAGGGGGACGATTAATCCCGGAATCTGATAAAAAAGAGGCGCTGGAGCTGATTGAGGAGGCCTGCAATTCAGGCGCACGGCAATGTAAGGCGTGTGAATTGCTTGGTGTGGCCCCCCGCACATTACAGCGCTGGCAGGACAGAAAAGAGGAACTTTCAGATCAACGAAAGGGCTCACGGGCTGCTCCTGCCAACAAAATCAGTGACTTGGAACGGCAGGAGGTTCTCAGAGTGTTGAACTCAGCCGAGTTCGGGGATTCCAATCCCCACCAGATTGTTCCTACTCTTGCTGATCAGGGGATGTATATTGGATCTGAGTCAAGTCTGTACAGGATATTGAAAGAGGAAAACCTCAATACTCACAGACAGCCCAGTAAAGCGGGCACCCGTAAACGCCCGGATCCCCATGTCGCCACAGCGCCTAATCAAGTGTGGTCATGGGATATTACATATCTCGCTTCAACCATCAAAGGTATCTTTTTTTACCAATATATGGTGATCGACATATACAGTCGTAAAGCAGTTGCCTGCCAGGTTTATGATTCTGAATCCGCAGATCGGGCAGCCGCTTTAATTGAAGATGCCTGTCTTCGTGAAGGCATCACACCTGACACGCTGACGCTTCATTCCGATAACGGTTCTCCCATGAGAGGCTGTACAATGCTGGAAAAACTTAGAGAACTGGGCGTATCAGCATCCTTCAGTCGCCCCTCGGTCAGTGATGACAATCCGTTTTCAGAGTCCTTATTTCGAACTGAGAAATATCGACCGAATTATCCCGAAAGTCCTTTTGATACTCTGACAATTGCACGGGAATGGTCATATGCTTTCGTGGAATGGTATAACAACAAACATTTGCATAGTGGGATCAGGTTTGTAACACCGGCAGAGAGGCATTCGGGAAAAGATGTTGAGATTCTGTACAAACGTCGGCAGGTATATGAAAATGCAAGGAAACGCCATCCGGAGCGTTGGTCTGGAAAGACACGAAATTGGGATCCCATTACGGAAGTCACCTTAAATAAAGGAAAAAACACTAAAATGGCTGGATCCCTTGGGCAAAAAAGTGCCTGATTTAGACTTTCAGGCGCTATGCAATCAGAATCTACGATAAGAGCCAGCAAAAGATTCTCGTGGCCGAGAATGGGCCCCAAAAAGCTCGTCGGAGGACATGAGAAACTTTTGCGGGTGCCACGACATATTTTCTGATTCGGAGAGAAAAAACGGCAAACACCAATTACTAATTTTTTTTAACCTTTGGCGACAACATGCTTGACATCTACCGAACAGCGGAATTCCCCTATCTGTAGATGCCAAGCAAGTTGTCATGCACACTAAAAAGGGTTTTGGGGAGTTGCCATTGAGTTTGGAAACCCAAGACTACTTGCCCCAGTCTGCAGCAATCCTCTTTTCAAATCAAGTCATGATTAGTTTTGAGATCATTAAAAAAATATT encodes:
- a CDS encoding IS3 family transposase, giving the protein MGGRGGRLIPESDKKEALELIEEACNSGARQCKACELLGVAPRTLQRWQDRKEELSDQRKGSRAAPANKISDLERQEVLRVLNSAEFGDSNPHQIVPTLADQGMYIGSESSLYRILKEENLNTHRQPSKAGTRKRPDPHVATAPNQVWSWDITYLASTIKGIFFYQYMVIDIYSRKAVACQVYDSESADRAAALIEDACLREGITPDTLTLHSDNGSPMRGCTMLEKLRELGVSASFSRPSVSDDNPFSESLFRTEKYRPNYPESPFDTLTIAREWSYAFVEWYNNKHLHSGIRFVTPAERHSGKDVEILYKRRQVYENARKRHPERWSGKTRNWDPITEVTLNKGKNTKMAGSLGQKSA